One genomic segment of Falco biarmicus isolate bFalBia1 chromosome 15, bFalBia1.pri, whole genome shotgun sequence includes these proteins:
- the CENPT gene encoding centromere protein T isoform X3 — MADRPPRARRSGHLTARAAAKNIPGSGKDKNSGRSTLVKQRPAVFPDLDNDTPRNMLKRIIQTQPQVSPLALRISKHEETEGPVWELPAKRISNMGEMQLPDLVPEDASIATFRMTKKRRKISVSEFERAADERLPQNQARSTLDSSTALARSLSMSLGTVIPPDTVEKRGLLRRPKNRRAIDIEAFEGGVEQNMLKRKAQKYLVDSQTASEIQTTVLTSDVEIMLSNTELFVQPQFDDQSQNKLSVLEPQLLNSKTSAQRSKISDAAQEETRLVGTDTRRTPRNSENLILDHEHAGRMTPLSPGTPANQQEDKHSHSQQSNPMKQLSVSEEVAVGTAEHHANAGYSEDLEKTLREKGELQITVAQDARAEPEVSSSEEGGIAEGSVEHPGSPKAEHEITKSVGGESLDRHSHTSSSEKSGMKLLKEAVEQADELEDQAIKIELDGMEEGPTEDEAEDPESEGDSMKTPTFVRAVAYKPLLSTPHPAKPAAPKLSAPRPAKPAAARSPQQPLQANRVPKGSGVSQRKTSEPEIASSLIKKIFSHYVKMPVARDALKIVQKCSEKYFMQLSNDLEAYIHHAGRKTVEMEDLEVLMRRQGLVTDKMPLHVLIERYFPLEYRKLLIPVAASGNKVIPSK, encoded by the exons ATGGCCGACAGGCCCCCTCGGGCCCGCCGCAGTGGCCACCTCACGGCGCGGGCAGCGGCCAAG AACATACCTGGTTCAGGAAAGGACAAGAATTCTGGCAGAAGCACCTTGGTGAAGCAGAGACCAGCTGTGTTCCCTGATCTTGACAATGACACCCCACGGAATATGCTCAAGAGAATCATCCAGACCC AGCCACAAGTTTCACCTCTGGCACTTAGGATATCTAaacatgaagaaacagaaggacCTGTATGGGAACTCCCAGCTAAGAGGATTTCCAACAT GGGGGAAATGCAACTGCCAGACCTTGTTCCTGAGGATGCATCTATTGCCACATTCCGTATGActaagaagagaaggaaaatcagCGTTTCTGAATTTGAGAGAGCAGCAGATGAACGGCTTCCCCAGAACCAAG CTCGGTCAACGCTGGACAGCAGCACCGCTTTGGCTCG GTCTCTTAGCATGTCTCTTGGTACCGTGATCCCACCAGACACTGTTGAAAAGAGAGGCTTGCTCCGGAGGCCAAAAAATCGCAGAGCTATTGACATAGAAGCTTTTGAAGGTGGAGTGGAACAGAacatgctgaaaagaaaag CACAGAAGTATCTTGTGGACTCACAAACAGCATCTGAGATTCAAACCACCGTGCTGACCAGTGACGTGGAAATCATGCTGAGTAACACAGAGCTCTTTGTTCAGCCTCAGTTTGATGATCAGAGCCAAAATAAGCTTTCTGTTCTTGAACCACAGCTATTGAATTCAAAAACTTCAGCACAGAGAAGCAAGATTTCTGATGCTGCTCAAGAGGAAACAAGGCTGGTGGGCACAGATACAAGAAGGACACCAAGAAATTCTGAGAACTTAATCCTTGATCATGAGCATGCTGGCAGAATGACTCCTCTTTCTCCAGGAACACCTGCAAACCAGCAAGAAGATAAGCACAGTCATTCCCAGCAGAGTAACCCAATGAAACagctttctgtttcagaagagGTGGCAGTTGGCA CTGCAGAGCATCATGCAAATGCTGGATATTCTGAAGATTTGGAGAAGACActgagggagaaaggagaattGCAGATAACTGTGGCACAGGATGCCAGAGCTGAACCAGAAGTGTCCTCTTCAGAAGAAGGGGGAATAGCAGAAGGCAGTGTTGAACACCCAGGCTCTCCCAAAGCTG AACATGAGATCACCAAAAGTGTTGGAGGCGAAAGTCTGGACAGGCATTCCCACACTTCCTCCTCTGAAAAATCTGGGATGAAGTTATTGAAGGAAGCTGTTGAACAAGCAGATGAGCTAGAGGACCAGGCTATCAAGATAGAATTGGATGGTATGGAAGAAGGGCCCACTGAGGATGAAGCTGAAGACCCTGAGAGTGAAG gGGATTCCATGAAGACACCCACATTTGTCCGTGCTGTAGCCTACAAGCCACTACTGTCAACTCCACATCCTGCAAAACCTGCTGCTCCCAAGTTGTCAGCTCCACGTCCTGcaaaacctgctgctgccag gtCTCCCCAGCAGCCGCTGCAGGCTAACCGTGTTCCAAAGGGCTCGGGTGTgtcacagaggaaaacaagtgaGCCTGAAATAGCAAGCAGTTTGATAAAGAAGATATTTAGCCATTATGTGAAAATGCCAGTGGCCAGAGATGCCCTCAAAATTGTTCAGAAATG ctcagagaaatatttcatgcAGCTAAGCAACGATCTGGAAGCTTACATCCACCATGCGGGCAGGAAGACAGTGGAGATGGAGGACCTGGAAGTCCTCATGAGAAG ACAAGGGCTAGTGACAGACAAGATGCCGCTGCATGTGCTGATCGAGCGTTACTTCCCCCTGGAGTACAGGAAGCTCCTGATTCCAGTTGCTGCGAGTGGAAATAAAGTGATCCCCAGCAAATGA
- the CENPT gene encoding centromere protein T isoform X1: MEQPVLLANLLTELGLGQAQAADAALHLLHLHLQQRNDVALLIQLPQQLLRRGARRQRVRVVRGAALHRALLPHRRREPPGAGPSGRPGPELHLHRQVDGLHIFGRAPCRGLGGGGSTGALGGGGSSSGGGAGAAGGPLRLALVDAAQREYGGDPHQNIPGSGKDKNSGRSTLVKQRPAVFPDLDNDTPRNMLKRIIQTQPQVSPLALRISKHEETEGPVWELPAKRISNMGEMQLPDLVPEDASIATFRMTKKRRKISVSEFERAADERLPQNQARSTLDSSTALARSLSMSLGTVIPPDTVEKRGLLRRPKNRRAIDIEAFEGGVEQNMLKRKAQKYLVDSQTASEIQTTVLTSDVEIMLSNTELFVQPQFDDQSQNKLSVLEPQLLNSKTSAQRSKISDAAQEETRLVGTDTRRTPRNSENLILDHEHAGRMTPLSPGTPANQQEDKHSHSQQSNPMKQLSVSEEVAVGTAEHHANAGYSEDLEKTLREKGELQITVAQDARAEPEVSSSEEGGIAEGSVEHPGSPKAEHEITKSVGGESLDRHSHTSSSEKSGMKLLKEAVEQADELEDQAIKIELDGMEEGPTEDEAEDPESEGDSMKTPTFVRAVAYKPLLSTPHPAKPAAPKLSAPRPAKPAAARSPQQPLQANRVPKGSGVSQRKTSEPEIASSLIKKIFSHYVKMPVARDALKIVQKCSEKYFMQLSNDLEAYIHHAGRKTVEMEDLEVLMRRQGLVTDKMPLHVLIERYFPLEYRKLLIPVAASGNKVIPSK, encoded by the exons ATGGAGCAGCCGGTCCTTCTCGCGAATCTCCTCACGGAGCTGGGCCTCGGCCAGGCGCAGGCGGCGGATGCTGCCCTTCATCTCCTTCATCTTCACCTCCAGCAGCGCAATGATGTCGCGCTGCTCATTCAActtcctcagcagctcctcCGACGTGGTGCCCGACGACAGCGAGTACGAGTGGTCCGGGGGGCCGCCCTCCACCGGGCCCTCCTCCCCCACCGCCGCCGGGAGCCTCCCGGGGCCGGGCCCAGCGGTCGCCCCGGACCCGAGCTCCACCTGCACCGTCAGGTCGATGGGCTTCACATCTTCGGCCGCGCCCCCTGCCGGGGCCTCGGTGGGGGCGGCAGCACCGGGGCCCTGGGCggcggtggcagcagcagcggcggcggggcgggggcggcgggcggcccgcTGCGCCTTGCGCTCGTTGACGCCGCGCAGCGGGAATATGGTGGGGACCCGCACCAG AACATACCTGGTTCAGGAAAGGACAAGAATTCTGGCAGAAGCACCTTGGTGAAGCAGAGACCAGCTGTGTTCCCTGATCTTGACAATGACACCCCACGGAATATGCTCAAGAGAATCATCCAGACCC AGCCACAAGTTTCACCTCTGGCACTTAGGATATCTAaacatgaagaaacagaaggacCTGTATGGGAACTCCCAGCTAAGAGGATTTCCAACAT GGGGGAAATGCAACTGCCAGACCTTGTTCCTGAGGATGCATCTATTGCCACATTCCGTATGActaagaagagaaggaaaatcagCGTTTCTGAATTTGAGAGAGCAGCAGATGAACGGCTTCCCCAGAACCAAG CTCGGTCAACGCTGGACAGCAGCACCGCTTTGGCTCG GTCTCTTAGCATGTCTCTTGGTACCGTGATCCCACCAGACACTGTTGAAAAGAGAGGCTTGCTCCGGAGGCCAAAAAATCGCAGAGCTATTGACATAGAAGCTTTTGAAGGTGGAGTGGAACAGAacatgctgaaaagaaaag CACAGAAGTATCTTGTGGACTCACAAACAGCATCTGAGATTCAAACCACCGTGCTGACCAGTGACGTGGAAATCATGCTGAGTAACACAGAGCTCTTTGTTCAGCCTCAGTTTGATGATCAGAGCCAAAATAAGCTTTCTGTTCTTGAACCACAGCTATTGAATTCAAAAACTTCAGCACAGAGAAGCAAGATTTCTGATGCTGCTCAAGAGGAAACAAGGCTGGTGGGCACAGATACAAGAAGGACACCAAGAAATTCTGAGAACTTAATCCTTGATCATGAGCATGCTGGCAGAATGACTCCTCTTTCTCCAGGAACACCTGCAAACCAGCAAGAAGATAAGCACAGTCATTCCCAGCAGAGTAACCCAATGAAACagctttctgtttcagaagagGTGGCAGTTGGCA CTGCAGAGCATCATGCAAATGCTGGATATTCTGAAGATTTGGAGAAGACActgagggagaaaggagaattGCAGATAACTGTGGCACAGGATGCCAGAGCTGAACCAGAAGTGTCCTCTTCAGAAGAAGGGGGAATAGCAGAAGGCAGTGTTGAACACCCAGGCTCTCCCAAAGCTG AACATGAGATCACCAAAAGTGTTGGAGGCGAAAGTCTGGACAGGCATTCCCACACTTCCTCCTCTGAAAAATCTGGGATGAAGTTATTGAAGGAAGCTGTTGAACAAGCAGATGAGCTAGAGGACCAGGCTATCAAGATAGAATTGGATGGTATGGAAGAAGGGCCCACTGAGGATGAAGCTGAAGACCCTGAGAGTGAAG gGGATTCCATGAAGACACCCACATTTGTCCGTGCTGTAGCCTACAAGCCACTACTGTCAACTCCACATCCTGCAAAACCTGCTGCTCCCAAGTTGTCAGCTCCACGTCCTGcaaaacctgctgctgccag gtCTCCCCAGCAGCCGCTGCAGGCTAACCGTGTTCCAAAGGGCTCGGGTGTgtcacagaggaaaacaagtgaGCCTGAAATAGCAAGCAGTTTGATAAAGAAGATATTTAGCCATTATGTGAAAATGCCAGTGGCCAGAGATGCCCTCAAAATTGTTCAGAAATG ctcagagaaatatttcatgcAGCTAAGCAACGATCTGGAAGCTTACATCCACCATGCGGGCAGGAAGACAGTGGAGATGGAGGACCTGGAAGTCCTCATGAGAAG ACAAGGGCTAGTGACAGACAAGATGCCGCTGCATGTGCTGATCGAGCGTTACTTCCCCCTGGAGTACAGGAAGCTCCTGATTCCAGTTGCTGCGAGTGGAAATAAAGTGATCCCCAGCAAATGA
- the CENPT gene encoding centromere protein T isoform X2: MEQPVLLANLLTELGLGQAQAADAALHLLHLHLQQRNDVALLIQLPQQLLRRGARRQRVRVVRGAALHRALLPHRRREPPGAGPSGRPGPELHLHRQVDGLHIFGRAPCRGLGGGGSTGALGGGGSSSGGGAGAAGGPLRLALVDAAQREYGGDPHQNIPGSGKDKNSGRSTLVKQRPAVFPDLDNDTPRNMLKRIIQTQPQVSPLALRISKHEETEGPVWELPAKRISNMGEMQLPDLVPEDASIATFRMTKKRRKISVSEFERAADERLPQNQARSTLDSSTALARSLSMSLGTVIPPDTVEKRGLLRRPKNRRAIDIEAFEGGVEQNMLKRKAQKYLVDSQTASEIQTTVLTSDVEIMLSNTELFVQPQFDDQSQNKLSVLEPQLLNSKTSAQRSKISDAAQEETRLVGTDTRRTPRNSENLILDHEHAGRMTPLSPGTPANQQEDKHSHSQQSNPMKQLSVSEEVAVGTAEHHANAGYSEDLEKTLREKGELQITVAQDARAEPEVSSSEEGGIAEGSVEHPGSPKAEHEITKSVGGESLDRHSHTSSSEKSGMKLLKEAVEQADELEDQAIKIELDGMEEGPTEDEAEDPESEGDSMKTPTFVRAVAYKPLLSTPHPAKPAAPKSPQQPLQANRVPKGSGVSQRKTSEPEIASSLIKKIFSHYVKMPVARDALKIVQKCSEKYFMQLSNDLEAYIHHAGRKTVEMEDLEVLMRRQGLVTDKMPLHVLIERYFPLEYRKLLIPVAASGNKVIPSK; encoded by the exons ATGGAGCAGCCGGTCCTTCTCGCGAATCTCCTCACGGAGCTGGGCCTCGGCCAGGCGCAGGCGGCGGATGCTGCCCTTCATCTCCTTCATCTTCACCTCCAGCAGCGCAATGATGTCGCGCTGCTCATTCAActtcctcagcagctcctcCGACGTGGTGCCCGACGACAGCGAGTACGAGTGGTCCGGGGGGCCGCCCTCCACCGGGCCCTCCTCCCCCACCGCCGCCGGGAGCCTCCCGGGGCCGGGCCCAGCGGTCGCCCCGGACCCGAGCTCCACCTGCACCGTCAGGTCGATGGGCTTCACATCTTCGGCCGCGCCCCCTGCCGGGGCCTCGGTGGGGGCGGCAGCACCGGGGCCCTGGGCggcggtggcagcagcagcggcggcggggcgggggcggcgggcggcccgcTGCGCCTTGCGCTCGTTGACGCCGCGCAGCGGGAATATGGTGGGGACCCGCACCAG AACATACCTGGTTCAGGAAAGGACAAGAATTCTGGCAGAAGCACCTTGGTGAAGCAGAGACCAGCTGTGTTCCCTGATCTTGACAATGACACCCCACGGAATATGCTCAAGAGAATCATCCAGACCC AGCCACAAGTTTCACCTCTGGCACTTAGGATATCTAaacatgaagaaacagaaggacCTGTATGGGAACTCCCAGCTAAGAGGATTTCCAACAT GGGGGAAATGCAACTGCCAGACCTTGTTCCTGAGGATGCATCTATTGCCACATTCCGTATGActaagaagagaaggaaaatcagCGTTTCTGAATTTGAGAGAGCAGCAGATGAACGGCTTCCCCAGAACCAAG CTCGGTCAACGCTGGACAGCAGCACCGCTTTGGCTCG GTCTCTTAGCATGTCTCTTGGTACCGTGATCCCACCAGACACTGTTGAAAAGAGAGGCTTGCTCCGGAGGCCAAAAAATCGCAGAGCTATTGACATAGAAGCTTTTGAAGGTGGAGTGGAACAGAacatgctgaaaagaaaag CACAGAAGTATCTTGTGGACTCACAAACAGCATCTGAGATTCAAACCACCGTGCTGACCAGTGACGTGGAAATCATGCTGAGTAACACAGAGCTCTTTGTTCAGCCTCAGTTTGATGATCAGAGCCAAAATAAGCTTTCTGTTCTTGAACCACAGCTATTGAATTCAAAAACTTCAGCACAGAGAAGCAAGATTTCTGATGCTGCTCAAGAGGAAACAAGGCTGGTGGGCACAGATACAAGAAGGACACCAAGAAATTCTGAGAACTTAATCCTTGATCATGAGCATGCTGGCAGAATGACTCCTCTTTCTCCAGGAACACCTGCAAACCAGCAAGAAGATAAGCACAGTCATTCCCAGCAGAGTAACCCAATGAAACagctttctgtttcagaagagGTGGCAGTTGGCA CTGCAGAGCATCATGCAAATGCTGGATATTCTGAAGATTTGGAGAAGACActgagggagaaaggagaattGCAGATAACTGTGGCACAGGATGCCAGAGCTGAACCAGAAGTGTCCTCTTCAGAAGAAGGGGGAATAGCAGAAGGCAGTGTTGAACACCCAGGCTCTCCCAAAGCTG AACATGAGATCACCAAAAGTGTTGGAGGCGAAAGTCTGGACAGGCATTCCCACACTTCCTCCTCTGAAAAATCTGGGATGAAGTTATTGAAGGAAGCTGTTGAACAAGCAGATGAGCTAGAGGACCAGGCTATCAAGATAGAATTGGATGGTATGGAAGAAGGGCCCACTGAGGATGAAGCTGAAGACCCTGAGAGTGAAG gGGATTCCATGAAGACACCCACATTTGTCCGTGCTGTAGCCTACAAGCCACTACTGTCAACTCCACATCCTGCAAAACCTGCTGCTCCCAA gtCTCCCCAGCAGCCGCTGCAGGCTAACCGTGTTCCAAAGGGCTCGGGTGTgtcacagaggaaaacaagtgaGCCTGAAATAGCAAGCAGTTTGATAAAGAAGATATTTAGCCATTATGTGAAAATGCCAGTGGCCAGAGATGCCCTCAAAATTGTTCAGAAATG ctcagagaaatatttcatgcAGCTAAGCAACGATCTGGAAGCTTACATCCACCATGCGGGCAGGAAGACAGTGGAGATGGAGGACCTGGAAGTCCTCATGAGAAG ACAAGGGCTAGTGACAGACAAGATGCCGCTGCATGTGCTGATCGAGCGTTACTTCCCCCTGGAGTACAGGAAGCTCCTGATTCCAGTTGCTGCGAGTGGAAATAAAGTGATCCCCAGCAAATGA